In Alteribacter lacisalsi, a genomic segment contains:
- a CDS encoding YwpF-like family protein — MKTFKLCSLAVLFDDEHGKDELKGKQIPLVDGLIINKEEANKNWLVEAVLDKKWRRFFEEYQEADQHFMAEVTITKKTNDPATLVCSVKSVNDLTHHLSVHLDGVIVAKKDDLSDMLLKTLVSEGFEGEALYEEFKKRKRDRGQAIQGILTTAYEQVKEKGYVDGDERSK; from the coding sequence ATGAAAACTTTTAAACTCTGTTCACTTGCAGTTCTGTTTGACGATGAGCATGGTAAGGATGAACTCAAAGGAAAACAGATTCCGCTGGTGGATGGCCTTATCATTAATAAAGAGGAAGCCAATAAGAACTGGCTTGTAGAAGCGGTTCTGGATAAAAAGTGGCGCCGCTTTTTTGAAGAGTATCAAGAGGCAGATCAGCATTTTATGGCTGAAGTGACAATCACGAAAAAAACGAATGATCCTGCGACACTTGTCTGCTCAGTCAAGTCCGTAAATGATCTGACTCATCATCTGAGCGTTCACCTGGACGGGGTAATTGTAGCAAAGAAAGACGACCTTTCCGATATGCTTTTGAAAACGCTTGTTTCTGAAGGGTTTGAGGGGGAAGCGCTGTACGAGGAATTTAAAAAGAGAAAGCGGGACCGCGGGCAGGCTATTCAGGGCATCCTGACGACTGCATACGAGCAGGTAAAGGAAAAAGGGTATGTTGACGGAGATGAGCGGAGCAAGTAA
- a CDS encoding amidohydrolase family protein: MKIIDAHIHFSHIESFHHTAGNLSMIDYSEKGYEKEFTEAGVVFSIAMGLREIEGGEGFPDRAPSTPMGIDLATRIPRGMAVCQGVNPYRLEKEDLERLERELLKPETAGIKIYLGYYPFYAYDKVYGPVYELATAYNLPVVFHTGDTYSERGLLKYAHPLTIDETAVANRNVTFVMAHFGDPWMLDAAEVVYKNRNVYADLSGLIVGEEQEAGRIRNTPHFFDHFKHALAFCDNYDKLIFGTDWPLVRVQPYVDFIRAHIPHDHHEDVFYNTALRVFPKIRPLLPDQS, from the coding sequence ATGAAAATTATTGATGCACATATTCATTTTTCCCATATTGAAAGCTTTCATCATACTGCAGGAAATCTCTCCATGATCGATTATTCGGAGAAAGGATATGAAAAAGAATTTACAGAGGCTGGCGTGGTATTTTCGATTGCCATGGGACTGCGTGAAATTGAAGGCGGCGAGGGCTTTCCCGACCGTGCCCCTTCAACACCGATGGGGATCGATCTGGCCACCCGGATTCCCCGCGGAATGGCCGTCTGCCAGGGAGTGAATCCCTACCGTCTCGAAAAGGAAGATCTGGAGCGGCTCGAACGGGAGCTGCTCAAACCTGAGACGGCAGGAATAAAAATCTATCTCGGTTATTATCCGTTCTACGCCTATGACAAAGTGTACGGACCTGTGTATGAACTGGCAACAGCTTATAACCTTCCAGTCGTCTTTCATACAGGTGACACGTATTCCGAGCGCGGGCTGCTGAAATACGCCCATCCCCTGACGATCGATGAAACAGCCGTGGCAAACCGGAACGTCACCTTTGTGATGGCCCACTTCGGCGATCCGTGGATGCTTGATGCAGCCGAGGTGGTCTACAAAAACCGAAACGTCTATGCAGATTTGTCCGGCCTGATTGTTGGGGAGGAACAGGAGGCAGGAAGAATCAGAAATACGCCTCATTTTTTTGATCACTTTAAACATGCCCTTGCCTTCTGTGACAATTACGACAAGCTGATTTTCGGCACCGACTGGCCGCTTGTGAGGGTGCAGCCGTACGTGGATTTTATTCGTGCCCACATTCCTCACGACCATCATGAGGACGTGTTTTACAATACGGCACTGCGTGTGTTCCCGAAAATCAGGCCTCTGCTGCCGGACCAGTCCTGA
- a CDS encoding peptidylprolyl isomerase produces MKKSARLTLGTMAAGAILLLGACGEGGDNGDNGDNAENGDNGETAQEGNGEASDFPQLNGEVAEDEQEVVMRTSMGDIHLKLFPERAPKTVENFVTLAEDGYYEGIIFHRVLDDFMIQGGDPTGTGTGGDSIYDGPFEDEFDEELVHLRGALSMANSGPDSNSSQFFIVQADSLVPELEEQLDELVENGEYDEELAEAYKEHGGTPHLDNGHSVFGHVIDGMDVVDEIAAVDVDPQGRPDEDVVIEEIEVID; encoded by the coding sequence ATGAAAAAATCAGCAAGACTCACATTAGGTACAATGGCTGCCGGAGCCATTCTTCTGCTCGGCGCCTGCGGAGAAGGCGGAGACAATGGAGACAACGGAGACAATGCAGAAAACGGAGACAATGGCGAAACTGCTCAGGAAGGAAACGGAGAAGCTTCAGACTTCCCGCAGCTGAACGGTGAGGTGGCCGAAGACGAACAGGAGGTCGTCATGCGCACCTCCATGGGTGACATTCACCTGAAGCTGTTTCCCGAACGGGCACCAAAAACGGTTGAGAATTTCGTGACGCTGGCCGAAGACGGCTACTATGAAGGAATTATCTTTCACCGGGTTCTCGATGATTTTATGATTCAGGGCGGTGATCCGACCGGGACAGGAACCGGAGGAGACAGTATTTATGACGGACCGTTTGAAGATGAGTTCGATGAGGAACTGGTTCACCTGAGAGGGGCTCTGTCCATGGCGAACAGTGGACCGGATTCAAACTCAAGCCAGTTCTTCATCGTTCAGGCAGACAGTCTTGTACCTGAACTTGAAGAGCAGCTTGATGAACTCGTGGAAAACGGCGAGTATGATGAAGAACTTGCCGAAGCCTATAAGGAACACGGCGGCACCCCGCACCTGGATAACGGCCACTCCGTATTTGGGCACGTCATTGATGGAATGGATGTCGTGGATGAAATCGCCGCGGTTGATGTGGATCCTCAGGGCCGCCCGGACGAAGACGTTGTGATTGAAGAAATCGAAGTTATTGACTGA
- a CDS encoding ABC transporter ATP-binding protein produces MEKSVILKGLTKRIGNREIVKNVNLDIYRGEVFGLLGPNGAGKTTIIRMMTGLVKPSDGEVTISGYPVGSEFEKAIARTGAVVENPEMYGFMSGLDNLVHYARMHKGISNEQINEIVKVVELEERIKDKVKTYSLGMRQRLGLAQSLLHSPEVLILDEPTNGLDPAGIREMREYLKRLAKEENICVIVSSHLLSEMEKMCDRVAVIHKGECIRIEALSELAAGKKESWFISIEGNPETAAAILKGWAVQTDKNGIVVKTNRKNIPDCLKLLIAGDVPVFEVRPETSGTLEEEFLSITGGSTA; encoded by the coding sequence GTGGAGAAATCAGTGATACTTAAAGGACTTACAAAGCGGATTGGAAACCGGGAGATTGTAAAAAACGTGAACCTCGACATTTACAGAGGAGAAGTGTTTGGCCTCCTTGGTCCAAACGGAGCGGGAAAAACCACCATCATCCGAATGATGACAGGGCTTGTAAAACCTAGTGATGGGGAGGTTACCATCTCCGGATACCCGGTTGGTTCCGAGTTTGAAAAGGCGATTGCCAGAACAGGTGCAGTAGTGGAAAATCCGGAGATGTACGGCTTCATGAGCGGGCTTGACAACCTCGTTCATTACGCACGGATGCACAAGGGAATATCAAATGAGCAAATTAACGAGATTGTGAAAGTAGTTGAACTTGAGGAGCGGATCAAAGATAAAGTGAAAACCTACTCACTCGGCATGAGACAGCGGCTCGGACTGGCGCAATCCCTCCTGCACAGTCCTGAGGTCCTTATTCTGGATGAACCGACCAATGGCCTCGATCCAGCCGGTATAAGAGAAATGAGGGAATATCTCAAACGGCTCGCGAAAGAAGAGAATATCTGTGTGATTGTGTCGAGTCATCTTCTTAGTGAAATGGAAAAAATGTGCGATCGGGTCGCTGTGATTCATAAAGGTGAATGTATACGTATAGAAGCTCTGTCGGAGTTAGCCGCCGGAAAGAAAGAGAGCTGGTTTATTTCCATTGAGGGAAATCCGGAAACAGCTGCGGCAATCCTGAAAGGGTGGGCGGTACAGACAGATAAAAACGGCATTGTGGTGAAAACAAACAGAAAGAACATCCCTGACTGTCTAAAGTTGCTGATCGCGGGTGATGTACCGGTGTTCGAAGTAAGGCCGGAAACAAGCGGCACATTGGAAGAGGAATTCCTATCCATTACAGGAGGGAGCACAGCATGA
- a CDS encoding ABC transporter permease subunit codes for MKQFINLLRNECMKTSKRTGTRVMVVLLLSVVLAGGLITKYLVPHEESSGGWEQQLEEQTAGLQTALAEEEGTEAAARIEEQIALNEYYLQTGTEPLTSSDTWSFFIDNGMVVSLITMFTVIVAAGIVSQEHSSGTIKLLLARPVSRWKVLFSKWAAVIVFAFFMTGLFITATFLTGLALFPDGLAADRSVEMVNGEIRDWSAPLYGLTVYGLQFVEVVIYGTMAFMIGTVFRNQALSVGISLTALFMGTQIVFLLSSYEWAKYILFANTYLIQYLDGAPMIPAMTPAFSAVMLLLYAVIFLGATFTVFSKRDVAD; via the coding sequence ATGAAACAGTTCATCAATCTTTTGAGAAATGAATGTATGAAAACAAGTAAAAGGACTGGTACAAGGGTAATGGTGGTTCTGCTGCTGTCGGTCGTTCTCGCCGGTGGTCTGATTACTAAATATCTGGTTCCCCATGAAGAATCCTCTGGAGGCTGGGAACAGCAGCTTGAAGAGCAGACAGCAGGTCTTCAAACCGCGCTTGCAGAGGAGGAAGGAACGGAAGCCGCTGCCAGAATTGAGGAGCAGATTGCCTTAAATGAGTACTATCTTCAGACAGGCACAGAACCATTAACGTCTTCTGACACATGGTCGTTTTTTATTGATAACGGCATGGTTGTAAGTCTCATCACTATGTTTACAGTGATCGTTGCAGCCGGCATCGTATCCCAAGAGCACAGCAGTGGTACCATCAAGCTTCTGCTTGCAAGGCCCGTCTCACGATGGAAGGTTCTGTTCTCGAAATGGGCAGCTGTTATTGTATTTGCTTTTTTCATGACAGGCTTGTTCATAACCGCCACCTTTCTAACAGGACTCGCTCTGTTTCCGGACGGGCTGGCTGCTGACAGATCAGTCGAGATGGTAAATGGCGAAATCCGCGACTGGTCTGCACCTCTTTACGGTCTTACCGTGTACGGCCTGCAGTTTGTTGAGGTCGTTATTTACGGTACCATGGCCTTTATGATTGGCACAGTCTTTCGTAATCAGGCTCTTTCAGTTGGAATCTCACTTACCGCTTTATTTATGGGAACGCAGATTGTGTTTCTGTTAAGCAGCTACGAGTGGGCAAAATATATTCTTTTTGCCAACACGTATCTGATTCAGTATCTTGATGGAGCACCGATGATCCCGGCTATGACACCTGCTTTTTCCGCTGTCATGCTCCTCCTTTATGCGGTTATCTTTTTGGGTGCGACTTTTACCGTGTTTTCAAAAAGAGATGTGGCTGACTGA
- a CDS encoding GntR family transcriptional regulator: MTFDHNRPIYLQLMEQIYGDICSGELLPGSKLPSVREMAVSAGVNPNTVSRTYMEMERKGVVESRRGQGTFVTGNSSVIRNLKKSAAGKETKRLIDVLHRYGYSREEMIALVEAELNRKGEPDT; this comes from the coding sequence ATGACATTTGACCACAATCGTCCGATTTATCTGCAGCTGATGGAACAGATTTACGGCGATATCTGCAGCGGCGAGCTCCTGCCCGGCAGCAAGCTCCCGTCTGTAAGGGAAATGGCGGTAAGCGCCGGTGTGAATCCGAACACAGTTTCCCGGACATACATGGAAATGGAAAGAAAAGGTGTAGTGGAATCAAGGCGCGGACAGGGTACATTTGTGACTGGTAATTCCTCTGTGATCCGCAATTTGAAGAAATCTGCAGCCGGGAAGGAAACCAAGAGGCTGATTGACGTCCTGCACCGATACGGATACAGCCGTGAGGAAATGATTGCGCTGGTGGAAGCAGAACTGAACAGGAAAGGAGAACCGGACACATGA
- a CDS encoding ABC transporter ATP-binding protein, translating into MNHPFIDVKGLTKKYRRKTALKKIDLTIDSPGLIGLVGPNGSGKSTLLKTAAGLLRPGKGSVTILGETVSRRIADQAAYLAEVDSLYDYQTVRQAVVFFSRVYPDFSVEKAESLLGELKIDTGMKIKSLSKGNRARVKIAVTLARDVPVLLLDEPLSGLDPIVREEILKMIIRHTDLNRQATVISTHEVAEVEPFLDYIIFVKDGSILLSEDVETLRETRGQSVVQAMREVLS; encoded by the coding sequence ATGAACCATCCATTTATAGATGTGAAAGGACTCACAAAAAAATATCGCAGAAAAACAGCTCTGAAAAAGATCGACCTCACAATCGACAGCCCGGGCCTGATTGGTCTTGTGGGTCCGAACGGAAGTGGGAAGTCAACGCTGTTAAAAACGGCAGCTGGTCTGCTCAGGCCGGGAAAAGGCTCTGTCACAATTCTCGGTGAGACAGTCTCAAGAAGAATTGCTGATCAGGCTGCTTATCTGGCGGAAGTGGACTCCCTGTACGATTATCAGACAGTCCGGCAGGCAGTTGTCTTCTTCAGCCGGGTATATCCTGATTTCTCAGTTGAAAAAGCAGAAAGCCTGCTCGGTGAACTGAAAATTGACACGGGGATGAAAATAAAGAGTCTTTCCAAGGGAAACCGGGCACGTGTGAAAATTGCCGTCACCCTTGCCCGGGATGTGCCGGTTCTCCTTCTTGATGAACCACTCTCAGGTCTTGATCCCATCGTTCGGGAGGAGATTTTGAAAATGATTATCCGGCACACGGACTTAAACCGGCAGGCGACCGTTATTTCCACACATGAAGTGGCAGAGGTGGAACCTTTTCTTGATTATATTATTTTTGTCAAAGACGGCAGCATTCTCTTATCCGAGGATGTGGAGACGCTTCGCGAAACGAGAGGCCAGAGTGTCGTGCAGGCGATGAGGGAGGTGCTGTCATGA
- the yhfH gene encoding protein YhfH, with translation MIIPNKEFFQNLPPKECSKCGTVIEEMADCYYHQCDDCLKEVK, from the coding sequence ATGATCATACCGAATAAGGAATTTTTTCAGAATCTTCCGCCGAAAGAGTGTTCAAAATGCGGAACTGTGATTGAAGAAATGGCCGACTGCTATTATCATCAGTGTGACGACTGCCTCAAGGAAGTAAAATAA
- a CDS encoding DUF3891 family protein has translation MIVRQDEEGLSFFEQDRHAHLSGVFAAAWNEDLFAGTAWKDSVCLAVTQHDRGWASLDREIVTDGEKGMPLSFTDYPLKRKISVYKSGVDELLRMDPYSALLVSLHYASFFKGKRDPDGTAFMISEQRRQQQIRKHLGANGPSEEALSFHFDLLQLCDNLSLYLCMNRWGVKKEDEMPWFKNGFPQRLAPLRGRVMEAKFNSANTVTISPYPFLKDAVSVTIPYKYVRMKDVNTTGSKVWNKAYERAPQLYHSIAICR, from the coding sequence ATGATCGTAAGGCAGGATGAGGAAGGCCTGTCATTTTTCGAACAGGACAGACATGCGCATCTGTCAGGTGTTTTTGCCGCAGCATGGAATGAGGATCTGTTTGCAGGAACGGCTTGGAAGGATAGCGTCTGTCTCGCTGTCACACAGCACGACCGGGGCTGGGCATCCCTTGACCGGGAGATAGTAACGGACGGGGAAAAAGGGATGCCTTTGTCATTTACCGACTACCCGTTAAAAAGGAAAATAAGCGTCTATAAAAGCGGTGTAGATGAATTACTGCGAATGGATCCCTACAGTGCTCTTCTTGTAAGTCTGCACTATGCGAGTTTTTTTAAGGGGAAAAGAGATCCAGACGGGACTGCATTTATGATAAGTGAACAGAGACGTCAGCAGCAAATCCGAAAGCACCTCGGTGCAAATGGACCTTCAGAAGAAGCTCTTTCCTTTCATTTCGACCTGCTGCAGCTTTGTGACAATCTGAGCCTGTATCTGTGTATGAACAGGTGGGGCGTAAAAAAGGAAGATGAGATGCCGTGGTTTAAAAATGGATTCCCTCAAAGGCTCGCTCCACTGCGGGGCAGGGTGATGGAGGCCAAATTCAATTCAGCAAACACCGTTACAATCAGCCCTTATCCGTTTTTGAAAGATGCAGTCAGCGTGACCATCCCATATAAATATGTCAGAATGAAGGATGTTAACACAACGGGTTCCAAAGTATGGAATAAAGCATACGAACGTGCCCCTCAGTTGTATCACTCCATTGCAATCTGCCGGTAA
- a CDS encoding HD domain-containing protein codes for MSNSDRVFVDRAEKLARSFFEGDATGHDWYHTHRVRNTAVSLAEKEDADLFVCEMAALLHDVADDKFYDEPERGMQFVQSWLEKENVPKAAQIIKAIETVSFKGGTNRAPDTIEGRVVQDADRLDAIGATGIARCFMYAGAHQDPMHVPELPPRTNMTEKDYRTGKSTAINHFYEKLLTLKERMQTVTGKRMAQERHAFLETFLDTFADEWNGKK; via the coding sequence ATGAGTAATTCAGATAGAGTATTTGTGGATCGTGCAGAAAAACTTGCCCGATCGTTTTTTGAAGGAGACGCCACCGGACACGACTGGTATCACACGCACAGGGTCAGAAATACAGCCGTTTCTCTTGCTGAGAAGGAAGATGCAGATTTGTTCGTCTGTGAGATGGCTGCTCTGCTTCACGATGTTGCAGATGATAAATTTTACGATGAACCAGAGCGGGGGATGCAGTTTGTACAGAGCTGGCTGGAAAAAGAAAATGTTCCAAAGGCAGCCCAAATTATCAAGGCAATTGAGACTGTTTCCTTTAAAGGCGGTACCAACCGTGCACCTGACACGATTGAGGGCAGGGTGGTGCAGGATGCCGACCGTCTGGATGCCATCGGTGCCACCGGGATTGCCCGCTGCTTTATGTATGCCGGGGCGCACCAGGACCCGATGCACGTCCCTGAGCTGCCGCCGCGGACAAATATGACTGAAAAGGATTACAGAACGGGAAAATCGACTGCAATAAATCACTTTTATGAAAAGCTTCTTACCCTGAAAGAACGGATGCAGACGGTGACGGGAAAAAGGATGGCACAGGAGAGGCATGCGTTTCTCGAGACGTTTCTGGACACCTTTGCTGATGAATGGAATGGGAAAAAATAG
- a CDS encoding type 1 glutamine amidotransferase domain-containing protein, with translation MRLKDVKVLTVVDDEFEDLELWYPIYRLREEGAICHVAGKEADHTYTGKYGVPVKSDYSFEQIEISEYDGILVPGGWAPDKLRRYDEVLDMVTFMEEKKRPIGQICHAGWVLISADILRGKQVTSTPGIKHDMMNAGAEWHNEGVVVDGHLISSRRPPDLPAYAKAFADALADSE, from the coding sequence ATGCGGCTTAAAGATGTGAAAGTACTTACTGTGGTGGACGATGAGTTTGAAGATCTGGAATTGTGGTATCCGATTTACCGCCTTCGTGAGGAAGGGGCGATTTGTCATGTTGCCGGAAAAGAAGCCGATCATACTTACACTGGTAAGTACGGTGTTCCGGTTAAAAGTGATTACAGCTTCGAGCAGATTGAAATCAGTGAATATGATGGCATCCTTGTCCCAGGAGGCTGGGCTCCCGATAAACTCCGCCGTTACGACGAAGTGCTTGATATGGTCACTTTTATGGAAGAAAAAAAGCGTCCGATCGGTCAGATCTGCCATGCAGGTTGGGTACTGATTTCGGCTGATATTCTCAGGGGAAAGCAGGTAACAAGTACCCCGGGGATTAAACACGATATGATGAATGCCGGCGCAGAATGGCACAACGAAGGCGTGGTAGTAGACGGACATTTGATATCAAGCCGTCGTCCGCCGGATCTTCCTGCATATGCGAAAGCTTTTGCAGACGCGCTTGCTGATTCCGAGTAA